The genomic region TTGCCCGCGGTGGTGTGGATGTCGATCTCAGCCGCGGACAGCGGTTCAGGGGCTTCGTTGGCCATAACAGCTCAGGTTAGCCCGGCGGGGTCGGCGGCCGGGCACGCGGCCCACGGTTTCCCGACGGGTCCCGGGGCCCGTCCACGTGCGGCGACACGTCCGGGGCGGTCGTGGAATGGTCCGCTTCGGATCCGAAAACGGCGTGATTTCCTGTTCACGGAAGGCTGGGAGTAACAATGATTAACGCGTTGGCAAAACCGTCAAAATACACCCCCGCGCACCGGCCCACGTGCGCGATCTCTGTATGGTCGGGCCTATGACAGCGGTAAGCGCAGAACGCGACAGTGCCCGACAGGAAGTCCCCGAGCAGCTTCGGAATGACGTCAAACTGCTCGGCGAGATGCTCGGAACGGTCCTCGCCGAAAGCGGCGGAGCGGACCTCCTCTCCGACGTCGAACGGCTCAGGCACGCCGTGATCGGTGCCCGGGACGGCGCGGTCACCACGGAGGAGATCACCGCGATCGTCGCGGCGTGGCCGCTGGAGCGGGCCAAACAGGTCGCGCGGGCGTTCACGGTCTACTTCCACCTGGCGAACCTGGCCGAGGAACACCAGCGCATGCGCGCCCTGCGCGAGCGCGACGACGCCGCGAACCCGCCCCGCGAGTCCCTCGCGGCGGCCGTGCGCGCCATCCGCGAGGCCGAGGGCGGCGAGGAGCGCCTGGACGAGCTGATCGCGGGGATGGAGTTCCACCCCGTGCTCACCGCGCACCCCACCGAGGCCCGCCGCCGCGCCGTCTCCACCTCCATCCTGCGGATCAGCGCGCAGCTGGACGCCTGGCACGCCTCCCACGAGGGCAGCTCCGCCGCCGCCGAGGCGCACCGGCGCCTGCTGGAGGAGATCGACCTCCTCTGGCGCACCTCGCAGCTGCGCTACACCAAGCTCGACCCGCTCGACGAGGTGCGCACCGCGCTCGCCGCGTTCGACGAGACGATCTTCGACGTCATCCCGCACGTGTACCGGACGCTCGACACGGCCGTCGACCCCGAGGGGACCGGCGTCCGCGCCCCGCGCGCGACCCCGTTCGTGCGCTACGGCACCTGGATCGGCGGCGACCGCGACGGCAACCCGTTCGTCACCTCCGAGGTGACCCGCGAGGCCATGAACATCCAGTCCGAGCACGTGCTGATCGGGCTGGAGCGGGCCTGCGACCGGGTCGCGCGCACGCTCACGGCGTACTCGAACCTCACCCCGGCCGCCCCGGCCCTGCTCGACGCCCTCGCCACCGGCAAGGCGGGCCAGCCCGCGCTAATGGCGCAGATCACCAGCCGCTCGCCCAACGAGCCGCACCGCCAGCTCCTGCTGCTGGCCGCGGCCCGGCTGCGCGCCACCCGTGAGCGCGACGCCGACCTGGCCTACCCCGACGCCGACGCCTTCCTCGCCGACCTGCGGCTGGTCCAGGACTCGCTCGTGGCCGCCGGCGCCGTCCGCCAGGCCTACGGCGAACTCCAGCACCTCATCTGGCAGGCGCAGACCTTCGGCTTCCACCTGGCCGAGCTGGAGATCCGCCAGCACAGCGAGGTCCACGCGGCCGCGCTCGCCGAACTGCGCGCCGGCGGGCCGCGCTCGGAGCGCACCGAGGAGGTCCTGGACACCATCCGGGTGATCGCCTGGATCCAGGAGCGCTTCGGCGTGGAGGCGTGCCGCCGCTACATCGTCAGCTTCACCCGGTCGGCCGAGGACATCGAGGCCGTGTACGAGCTGGTGGAGCACGCGCTGGGGGAACGGCGCCGGATCGTCCTCGACGTCATCCCGCTGTTCGAGACCGGCGCCGACCTGGACGCCTCGCCGCACGTGCTCGACGGCATGCTCAAGCTGCCCCAGGTACAGCGGCGGCTGGGGGAGTCCGACCGGCGGATCGAGGTCATGCTGGGCTACAGCGACTCCGCCAAGGACGTCGGCCCGGTGAGCGCGACCCTGCGCCTGTACGACGCCCAGGCGCGCCTGGCGGCGTGGGCCGCCGAGCACGACATCCGGCTGACCCTCTTCCACGGCCGGGGCGGCTCCCTCGGCCGCGGCGGCGGTCCGGCCAGCCGCGCCCTGCTCGCGCAGGCGCCCGGCTCCGTGGGCGGGCGCTTCAAGGTGACCGAGCAGGGCGAGGTCATCTTCGCCCGCTACGGCCAGGCGGCGATCGCCCGCCGGCACGTGGAACAGGTCGGCCACGCGGTGCTGATGGCCTCCACCGACAGCGTGCAGGAGCACGAACGCGCCGCCGCCGAGCGGTACCGGCCCTACGCCGACCGCATCGCGGCCGCCGCCCAGGAGGCGTACCTGGACCTCATCAACACCGAGGAGTTCGCGGTGTGGTTCTCCCGGGTCAGCCCGCTGGAGGAGCTGGGCGAGCTGCGGCTGGGCTCGCGCCCGGCACGTCGCGGCGCCGCGCGGGGACTGGGCGACCTGCGCGCCATCCCGTGGGTGTTCGCGTGGACGCAGACCCGCGTCAACCTGCCCGGCTGGTTCGGTCTGGGCACCGGCCTGGCCGCCGTCGAGGACCTGGACGTGCTGCGGGCCGCCTACCGCGAGTGGCCGATGTTCGCGTCGCTGCTGGACAACGCGGAGATGAGCCTGGCCAAGACCGACCGCACCATCGCCGAGCGGTACCTGGCGCTGGGCGGCCGTGAGGAGCTGAGCGAACGCGTCCTGGCCGAGTACGACCGCACCCGCGACCTCGTGCTCAAGGTGACCGGGCACAGCCGCCTGCTGGAGAACCGCGCCGTGCTCTCGCGCGCCGTGGACCTGCGCAACCCGTACGTGGACGCGCTCTCGCACCTGCAGCTGCGCGCCCTGGAGGCCCTGCGCGGCGAGGAGGCCGACGCGCTGTCGGAGCAGGACCAGCAGCACCTGGAGCGGCTGCTCCTGCTGTCGGTCAACGGCGTGGCCGCCGGCCTGCAGAACACCGGCTGACGCCGCACAGCACGGCGCCCCCGCACCCGTCCGGGTGCGGGGGCGCCGTGCTGTGCGCGGGCCGGCGGTTCAGGCCGGGAACTCGGAAGTGTCCAGCGTGAGGTCGAACGGCTCGGGAAGGTGGATCTCCTTGCCGAACGGGACCTTCACCACGCTGGTGTAGACACCGTTCTCCGGTTCGGAGAAGAGGGTCACCTCACCCTTGCGGGTAGTCGGATCCCGACGGTCCACCAACAGGTACAGCGCAATCCCGGCGTGAGCGTAGCCCCAGAGCTTGGCCTTGCGGTCCCTCTTCGCGGTGCTCCTAGACGTCACCTCCATGACGAGGATCGCGTCGGCGGCGGGATTCTCGGCGTCAGGGTCGGGCGCGCTCTCGGGCAGGACCATCAGATCCGGGAAATACATGCTGCCGGTTCGGGGGATCTTCAAGTCCTGGGTCTGGTGGACCTCGGCGTGGGCGAGCGCACTGCCCTCACGCAGGACCTCGCGTGTCAACGCCTTGGTCATGAGCCAGACGATCTGGCTGTGCTCGTAGTCGGGGGGAGCCACAACGATGATCTCGCCTTCGATGATCTCGGCCCGCCAGCCTTCGGGCACGTTCAGGTCGTCCAAGGCGCGCAACATGATTTCCCAATGAGGCAGGGGACCTTCGACCGCCTCGATTTCCGCGATGCTCATCTGCCGCGTCACCTCCGGTAACTGAACGTAGCAACCCGCGATCATCGCTGTGCTGGTTTCAGGGTAACCGGCGGCCTTCCGCAGCACATGGGTTTCCGGTGCGGGATTCGGCGCTGCTGTAATGGGGGCATGCCGAGTGACACCGAGACCTTTCCCCGCCCGCCGCTCGACGCCGCGGCGCTCAACGCCGCGCTCGTCCGCCCCGGTCGCATGTGGCGCGGCGTCGACGTGGTGCCGGCCGTGGGGTCGACCAACTCCGAACTGGTCGCGCGGTCCGCGACGGGCGCGCCGCACGGCAGCGTCCTGGTGACCGAGCACCAGACCGCCGGCCGGGGGCGCCTGGGCCGCGTGTTCACCACGCCGGACCGCGCCGCGCTGACCTTCTCCGTCCTGCTCCGCCCCCGGGTGCCGACCAACGCGCTCGGGTGGATCCCCGTGATCATGGGCGTGGCCGCGGTGACCGCCGTGCGGCGGGTGTCCGGGGTGGCGGCCGTGCTCAAGTGGCCCAACGACCTCCTCGTGCCCGCCGCGGAGCGTGCCGGGGAGGCCGAGGAGGACGGCAAGCTCGCGGGCATCCTGTCCGAGGCGGACTTCTCCGCTCCCGACGCCCTGGGGGTGGTCGTCGGGATCGGGCTCAACGTCTCCCAGGACCGCTCCGAGCTGCCCGTGGACACCGCGGTCTCCCTGCGCGGCGAGGGCGCCGCGAGCCTGGACCGGGGCGAGCTGCTCACCGAGCTGCTGCGGGAGTTCGAGGAGCTCTACACCCCCTGGTCGGCCGCCGGGGGCGACGCCGGCGCGTGCGGCCTGGCCGC from Nocardiopsis aegyptia harbors:
- a CDS encoding phosphoenolpyruvate carboxylase, with the protein product MLGTVLAESGGADLLSDVERLRHAVIGARDGAVTTEEITAIVAAWPLERAKQVARAFTVYFHLANLAEEHQRMRALRERDDAANPPRESLAAAVRAIREAEGGEERLDELIAGMEFHPVLTAHPTEARRRAVSTSILRISAQLDAWHASHEGSSAAAEAHRRLLEEIDLLWRTSQLRYTKLDPLDEVRTALAAFDETIFDVIPHVYRTLDTAVDPEGTGVRAPRATPFVRYGTWIGGDRDGNPFVTSEVTREAMNIQSEHVLIGLERACDRVARTLTAYSNLTPAAPALLDALATGKAGQPALMAQITSRSPNEPHRQLLLLAAARLRATRERDADLAYPDADAFLADLRLVQDSLVAAGAVRQAYGELQHLIWQAQTFGFHLAELEIRQHSEVHAAALAELRAGGPRSERTEEVLDTIRVIAWIQERFGVEACRRYIVSFTRSAEDIEAVYELVEHALGERRRIVLDVIPLFETGADLDASPHVLDGMLKLPQVQRRLGESDRRIEVMLGYSDSAKDVGPVSATLRLYDAQARLAAWAAEHDIRLTLFHGRGGSLGRGGGPASRALLAQAPGSVGGRFKVTEQGEVIFARYGQAAIARRHVEQVGHAVLMASTDSVQEHERAAAERYRPYADRIAAAAQEAYLDLINTEEFAVWFSRVSPLEELGELRLGSRPARRGAARGLGDLRAIPWVFAWTQTRVNLPGWFGLGTGLAAVEDLDVLRAAYREWPMFASLLDNAEMSLAKTDRTIAERYLALGGREELSERVLAEYDRTRDLVLKVTGHSRLLENRAVLSRAVDLRNPYVDALSHLQLRALEALRGEEADALSEQDQQHLERLLLLSVNGVAAGLQNTG
- a CDS encoding Uma2 family endonuclease is translated as MSIAEIEAVEGPLPHWEIMLRALDDLNVPEGWRAEIIEGEIIVVAPPDYEHSQIVWLMTKALTREVLREGSALAHAEVHQTQDLKIPRTGSMYFPDLMVLPESAPDPDAENPAADAILVMEVTSRSTAKRDRKAKLWGYAHAGIALYLLVDRRDPTTRKGEVTLFSEPENGVYTSVVKVPFGKEIHLPEPFDLTLDTSEFPA
- a CDS encoding biotin--[acetyl-CoA-carboxylase] ligase — its product is MPSDTETFPRPPLDAAALNAALVRPGRMWRGVDVVPAVGSTNSELVARSATGAPHGSVLVTEHQTAGRGRLGRVFTTPDRAALTFSVLLRPRVPTNALGWIPVIMGVAAVTAVRRVSGVAAVLKWPNDLLVPAAERAGEAEEDGKLAGILSEADFSAPDALGVVVGIGLNVSQDRSELPVDTAVSLRGEGAASLDRGELLTELLREFEELYTPWSAAGGDAGACGLAAAYRELCVTIGRRVRVHLPGDGLLEGVAAGVDGDARLLVDGPEGRTALSAGDVVHVRPGG